DNA from Petropleomorpha daqingensis:
CCGGGTCCGATTCAGGATGTCGCCCGTGCAGTTCGACGAGGCGCTGGTGGCGGTGCTCGCGCTGCCCGGTGCGTACGAGGCCGACCACCACGGCCGCCGCTCGTTCCGGGTCGGCGACGGCAAGGTGCTGGTCACCGTGCCCGAGACCGGCGTCCTGAACGTCATGGTGGACGACGACCTGGCCCGCTCGGCGGCCGGTGCCCCGGGCGTCGACCTGCTCTGGTGGGGGAAGAAGCTCTCCGGCGTCCGGGTCGAGGTGGCCGAGGTCGACCCGGCCCTGCTGGAGGAGCTGCTCGAGGCGGTCTGGCGCCGCCGCTCACCGGACGCCCGGCGCCGGGGTGAGGGGTTCGGAACGCGACCTTGACGCCGGGGCAGCGGCCGGGAAACGACCGCGCCCCAGGCTCGGTCCGTGCGCACCACCGCCACCCACTGCCCGTACTGCTCCCTGCAGTGCGGGATGCACCTGACCGCCGGCGACCGCCCGGCGACCCTCGTGCCGGCGGACTTCCCGACCAACCGCGGCGGGCTGTGCTCGAAGGGCTGGTCGGCGACCGAGCTGCTCGACCACCCCGAGCGGCTGCTGCGCCCGCTGGTCCGAGCGGTGCCCGGCGACCGCACCAGCCCGCTGGTGGAGACCACCTGGGACGACGCCCTCGACCTCGTCGTGGCCGCGATCCGGCGTACCCAGGCCGACCACGGGCGCGACGCCGTCGGCTGCTTCGGCGGGGGCTCGCTGACCAACGAGCAGGCGTACGCCTTCGGCAAGTTCGCCCGGGTGGCCCTGCGCACCAGCGCCATCGACTACAACGGCCGGTTCTGCATGTCCTCGGCCGCGGGCGCGGCCAACCGGGCGTTCGGGCTGGACCGCGGCCTGCCGTTCCCGCTGTCCGACCTGGCCGAGGCCGACGTCGTCGTCCTGGTCGGGAGCAACCCGGCCGACACCATGCCGCCGGCGATGCAGTGGTTCGACGCCGGCCGCGAGCGCGGCGCGCAGCACATCGTCGTCGACCCCCGGCGGACGGCGACCGCCCGCAACGCCGCCCTGCACCTGCAGCCGCTGCCCGGCACCGATCTCGCGCTGGCCAACGGGCTGTTGCACATCGCGCTGGCCGAGGGCCTGGTCGACGAGGAGTACGTCGGAGAGCGGACCACCGGCGTCGAGGAGGTCCGCGCCGGCGTCGCCGCGTACTGGCCGGACCGCGTCGAGCGGCTGACCGGCGTCCCGGTCGCCGACCAACGGCGGACGGTGTTCGCCCTGGCGCGTGCCGAGAAGGCGATCGTGCTGACCGCGCGCGGCGCCGAGCAGCACCGCTCCG
Protein-coding regions in this window:
- a CDS encoding MmcQ/YjbR family DNA-binding protein, producing MQFDEALVAVLALPGAYEADHHGRRSFRVGDGKVLVTVPETGVLNVMVDDDLARSAAGAPGVDLLWWGKKLSGVRVEVAEVDPALLEELLEAVWRRRSPDARRRGEGFGTRP